The Pelmatolapia mariae isolate MD_Pm_ZW linkage group LG2, Pm_UMD_F_2, whole genome shotgun sequence sequence atttttcctaCAGaaaatttttagtttttatgccaaattcttttcatttcctctctagttctgctgtttttactgttgttattgcacatttcatgGTTTAAAACATGAATGTAGATTTTGGTTTGGAAAAATGAAGCCGCTGCAGAAGTCCCTAGAAACCTGCATTATTTGTGACGGCCACCAGAGGGCGATAGCTGCGGGGGGGAAAAGCGCACACATACAATAAAGATTTGAGATCCTATAGCAGCCTATGAGAAAACAGCTTTTTGACTCAACCTTTGAACACATTTTGCAATCTTCTTCACACCGTAGGaaattgtatttaaaaatacccttaaatagaaaaaaaagcagtgtgTTTTTGAAGGTGCGGCTACCTTGTGACTGGCAGGTCTCTGCTGTACAAGAGTCAAATGCCTcttttccactagtacctacTTGGCTGGCTTTTAGAGTTTCCGTTAGGTGGTGCACTTGGTACCAGGTAcgaaaatgtgacgtcaaaaGACTGCAAGCCCCCGATTGGCCAGTCAATGATGGCATTACTTGATGAGTCATGAAAGTTACTCTTTCAGgaaaggcaagaaaaaaaaaaaaaaaaagaagaactgcCATTTCTGAAACTCTGCAACGAGGTAAATGGctgcacaaaaataaacacCGTGGTCCTCGagtctgaaaaaaaacaaaacaatggagCAACAGGTATACTATCACCCCTAAGTCCTCCattattgttttgtgtttgtgtcataTATAAATAGTGTTGCAGAGTTTCGGACGCGTTGCTATAATGACCATCATACTGCGATGGCACTCAACTGTAATGGGAAAAAACCCCACCAAAACAGAGTAGAGTGGAGTCAAGTCGGTACTCGtggaaaaaagacacacagtgtCACAAAGATCCACCACAAAATGCCCAGCTTTAAGCTTTAAGATGTGACTTCAGAAAACAACGGGTGATGTCATGGTGGCCATGCTCATCTTATCTCTAATTTTAGGTGGTTCAGGCCTTTTTTGGTCCATTTCTGAGGTCTTCAAACTGCTGGATGGACAAAAATTTAGTTTGCCAGGACATGGAAAGGGTTAACATGAGCCAAAACCATTGGACACTGATTCTAATCAATTAAATGACTCATGTTTACATATAAAGTGAAGTATAAGACCACACAAAATCTTAGCTTAGCATCTTCTTCTTTAGCTTGAGGCTCGCTATGCTGTAATGCCATCCtggaaataaattcaaactattttcttcttctccatctgcacacatccaagTCCACCAGTCGACGGACAAACAGGGAGGCTGCTACTCGAACACCAACAGGAATTAGAGAGGAGCTCCATTAATTTTCATTGACCTCTGCTGACCCCATCACCACAGAAACAGATGGGATGGCCTCGTTGAAAGGAGCTCATATATGTCAAAGACCATTGTAGGTAATGCAATCAGCGTCGCCTTTGTAAGGCAGCAGTCTTGATGACAACTGTGTTCAGTGTTAAAGCACACCAAAAGCCCCCAGGCCACACATTAGTCAGcacaatgcaaaaacacacacacacatcgacCCAAAGAGGTATTGGTCAGCGCTCCCTCACCTCCATGTCCCATGATTAGTCATAAATCACTCAAAATATCTCAGGTTCAACAGCAACCGTATTGATAATGTCAAACCAAATCAAGATCATTGGACGCCATCCTcagaacacgcacacacaccagcaGCACGCCATGCAAGCAGGAAATCACTCCAGACCAATAAAATCAAGTGCCTAATCCACACGTGACGCCCATGACCATACCCACCTTCTTCTACAGGTGTACAAGGACAAACACAAAGGAGAAGGGCAACAAGCATCAATATCGGGGATAGAAATATGATCAAACTTAATGTACAAACTGAGAGGTGTTTCAGTGACTTGTGCATTACCTCTTTGAAACCTCTGTTCTTGATGTTGAGCTTCTTAGCATTAACAAAGTCAAAAAGTTTGCCGTACTCCTCTCTAGAAGGGAAAGAGACAAAGTAggagttatttattttaaattaattagaATGGCTTAACAATATAATCAAAAACCAAATGTCTCACAAGCCTCAATTCAGCATCTAAAACTGCAGAGCTTCCCTTGGAAGCTCATGGACCTGAAGCTGAACGTCCTTAAAATAAAAGAACTCATAATGGACTTCAGGAGGCACAGACAGGTCCACTCCCCTCTGATTATAAATGGAGAACGGGTGGAATTTGTCTCCACCTTTAGGTTTATGGGCACTCACGCCGATCTTATCTGGACCCACAACACAAACGCAGTGgtaaagaaggcccaacagcggTCCTGAGGAAGAATAACCTGGACCAGAAGCTGCTGCAAATTTTCTGAATTTCAGAAGTCATATTGTTTAGACCCTGTGGCAAAAGCAGCACCCACTGTGTTGACCTTTCCATTCTGCTCCCATATGAGAAATGCATTATCACCAATTTAAATGTGAAAACTGTTCCTTCTCTGAAACTCGATTCTCATTTGAATATACTACTGTCAAAATCAAGCCTCAGCTGTTCAAATGCAATCTTGAAACATTAATACATGCTTTTACAACATATTGTCTTGTTTTGATTACGGCAATGCAATGCACATGTCTCCATTTCTCGACTAAAGCTGGAGTAAAATGCTActgcttgattttttaaatcaggTTAAAGCAAGTAAGAGCACATAAGCCCAATTTCAGCTTCCCTTCAATGGCTTCCAGGTCATTTACAAATCGATTTTAAAAccctttcatttgttttcaagTCTCTTAATGGTGGTGCCccattgtttctttttctgctcCAGCCATATGTCCCACTGGTTCTCTCAGGTCAGTAGACCAGCAAACTTGTGGTTTGCCATTGCACATCAAGCAGGCTCCTTTTGTTGCTGCTTTTAAATCCCTTAAAAGCACACTTTTACTCCCTGGCTTTGAACCCAGTGAGATGTTGACTGTGATTTTAAGTTATATTTTATGCACTCCTTTATTGTTTCACTTCTACAGCTCTTTTGTGTTTGGTATCTGTTACCTTTTGGCCTGTGCtttatttcctttatttatggttttatttttcagcacaatGGTTACCTCTGTTGTTGTTTATAAAAGTGACATTATAAATATGTAGTATGGCAAGTTGTGCTGATGGACAACGATGTCGATGATGGCTCACCTGTCTCCATTGGTCAATTATGATATAGGTTCAGATGCCAAAATATGGAGACTCTTGTCCACCATTAATGCATTCCATTAAGATATTTCTTACTGTGACTTTCATAATAACATGAATCTGTCTCAATCCATCTCAATATTGCTTCATATTTCATCTCCACTTATACTCATTTGTAACCGACATTTCACTGGCGATCCCACATGGGGACAATCAGACCATGGCAATCACCCAACCCTAGAGTCATCCATAGGAAATGCTCATCCTCCTCCATATTTTGGCACATGAACCTATATCATAACTGAGCTCCTGTCTGAGCAGTACAGTGCTGGCAAAAgctataaacaaaataaaaacatggtaTTAGCAAGATCTAAATTTATGAACAACATCCTTGTTTCAGAATCTGAAATTACCTACTGTCCTTCTTTTGATGGGAATATAACCCTCCATGTAGGCACTTAACTTAGGTTCCTGCAGCTTCATGTTAAGCTTGAGTTTTGTAGTATATGGCACAAAATCAAATGAAAGTCTGACAACTCTAATGCAGATGATGACTTTTAGTGCTTGGAAGGATCATGTTACATCAGTGGCGATAAGATGGAGatgctgaatcagcagagtGGTCAATGCAAACAGCCAGAAACCAAAATGGATTTACTCTCATCCTCTAAAGTGAGTTattagaagaagaaagagaagaaaaaaacccacacaatgTGAACGAGTGTGACACAGTGAAAATCATGCCCAGACTTGTATATGAATGAATATTCCCCCAGCATGAAACACATAACCAGGAtacctttgtgtttttatgatagGTCTGCTCCTGTTAACAAAACCTCTCAATGCTCACCTCTCAATGCTGCTAAAAGTGTACTGGTTCCCTTGCTTGGTCTCAATCTCAAAGTCAAAAGAACGTGTTGTGGTGGTGCCTCTGGCAAAGTTGACACAAGAGATCTCTTCAAAGCGCAAGTGAACAGGGGGCTTGTGGACGTAGATGAAACCCCTTTCCAAAGGATAGAGGAGGCCTGAGGATGCCTTGTAAGAGCAGGTGATGCACTGGGCTCCTGAGTGtctgaggaggaagagatgaACGCCCAAAGAGTGACACAGTTATACTTAattttgcaaataaataaatgaataattttttttttttaattgtttttgaaAAACAGAAGTATATGAGATGCCTACCCTTGGAAGTTTCCAGGTACTGTGATTTTACGGTTGACCAAGGCCTTCATCACCCTGCTCACCATCTCATAAAGAGATCCTGACATGAACTTACTGagtttaccctcaaaacgaCGCTCCACATCTTCTCTGTTACACACAtgggaaaaaacaaagtttaaaaccTTAAAATTAAGTTTTCAGAGTTTCTAAACGATGCAAAGAACAGTTTTTACTGGCACTACTGACTCAGACTCTTGGTTCCCCCTAGTGGACACATGCTTTACAACATTATTCTTCAGTCAAGCTATTCTAGGTCTAGATGCACTCACTCGCTCATGTTGAGGGTTAGGCTAATATCTTCTTCCTTGGAGAAGAGCAGAATGAGAAAGTGATAACGTGTCTGACCCTGCTTGATAGGAGGATCCAGACTGAtctataaagaaaacaaaaatgccaCAAAGAGAAAGGAGGTCAGAAAATGCGAGCATTAAATGCTAACACTGTCAACAAtaaaagtcacacagaaaagTTCACATACCACAAAGAACATCTGCCTCTGATCCTTGTGTGGCAGCAGGAAAAGACGGAGGACGGTGGTGTAGGGAATCTTGTAATCGAACGTTTTACCATGCAGGTGAAGAAATGTCGGGTAGATACGGATGTCATATCTGAAGAAAGAACAGAGTTAACCAGCTAATTTTCCTAACTAATGTGAATCATATAGTGACTTCATAAGTGTGACTTCATGAAAGTGCAAGGTTTATGCACGCTTTATCCAAATATTCAAAGGCCATTGTATTATTAGGTACATCGGCCTAACTGCTTGTTAACTCAAATATCTGAACAGCCAATCACCTGGCAGCAACTCAATGTACTTCTGCATGTAGACaaggtcaagatgacctgctgaaggtcaaaggtaaaaaacaacaacaaaaaaaccccccaacaaTTCCCTGGTGTGGTTGGTCTTAATTTCTGCTGCGACATTTGGGCGGTATGGTCaaaatttggtgtaaacaacctTTAAGAATGGATCCAGCCTGCCAGTTCAGGCTGGTGGTAGTGTAACAGTATGGGAATATCTTCTTTGTACAATTTGGCTCCCTTAGTATCAAGTATGTTCAATATAGTGATAAACAGGCCTGTGAGTGACCTACTCCCTGATTCAATTTTTTTCGTTTAAAATCAAATCAGAAAATCGGTAGGTGACTGGATTTGGGTGCTCAAGTGTCAATCTTTTACCTTCCTCTGGGTGTAAGACACTGCAGCTCTTTGAAGATACACACAGCGTCTCCTGTAGCCTGGATCACATCAGCCTTCGATAACACATTCTGGGCAAATGcctgaatgaaaacacacagttttagaactactgtaaacaaaaacaaagaaaagcataaaaaaaccaaacaaacaaaaaagcagaagtaaAGCATCCTTTGTCACCTCCACGGGATCTTGCCGTTCATCAGACTGACTGGGTGGGACGTAGAATCGGACCTCCATAAGGGAGACTTCTGTGTCGTCATTCTGGTGAAACTCCAGAGTGACTTCGTTCTTCCCTGTGGCACACTGGGAAACGTTGGACAGTGGGACCTCAAACGCTGTGTTGTCATTGACTTCAAAGGATAACAGTGGCCCTGTGAAAGGAAGAAACAAGACAGGAGAGAAACTGACCTCATCTTCAGAGCTCTCCGAgttgatgttaaacatcaaaCTAATCTTAAATTGACTGTTGATTTTCACCTCACTTATCATCATCAATATTTCAGACATTATTAGTGCGGTGATTCTGAAAAATTTACCTGAAAACTTGGCTGTTCCCCAGTTCCAGCCCTTCACACACATATCCTTCTCTGTCAGCTCCACCTTGTAGTTGGCCTTGAAAAACTCTGAAATCTTCTCAAAGTCCTGGTGGGGTGAGCAGAAAGAAtaacagtggggaaaaaaaggttgaCAGAAGAGAAAGAGGTGAAAACAAAAGGAAGAGAAAGCCTCAAAGTTAGCAATGCAGTCAAAGCACTGGCTCCACATGGGTCAAAGCTTATAAAAACACCACCTAAGAAGAAGGTGGAATGGGATAATTAATCACAACGCAATTGTAACTATGTCCGCCGTTTGGGCCTCTTGGGAACACAGGAGGTGAATGTAATCCATCCACCCTCTCTGTCTTCTTTCCCTCTACACCACCACTGACAATCAGCCTGTTTATTTATCCTGCAGGACCCCTTACAACTGGAAAGAAATCACACAGAGCGACAAACACATGGTCaatcacactctctctctctctctctctcacacacacacacacacacacacacacacacacacacacacacacacacacacacacacacacacacacggagtcCCAGTAGTGCAAACACATGTGGAAGTGATtgtggtgtgtgagtgtgtgcaagGTAGAATGAGACTCTGTGGGAAACCGAATTTACGCACCTGGATATCTGCCTGTCCATGAGGTTATTACAGCCAATTAGAGCCCAGAGATTCagaattgtgtgtttgtgtgtgtgtgtgtgttgaagttCATCAGCATGTTTGTTGACCAGCATTAAGGCATTTTTTAGATAGGAGAGCAGGCGCAAGCAGATGTGTAAATTCATAAAATCAGAGTTTGTGCAAGTTCTCATCTCCTCGATGAAGCTTTGGCAGATTTGTTACTGCCCAGCTCATGAAGTTATAATAAACACAGACCaccaaaagacacacacacacttacccaACATGACCACCCTGTCTGCCTTTTATTAGTACATTTTAAATCCCTGCTTTTCCAAAAGCCTTCATCCACTTTGTTAAAAGATTACTTTCATTATGTCAGTTGGATATTTGCTTTATACAGTTTACTAAGACTAGGCTTAAAAAATAAGTACTGGAAAAAATTTGAGTTAACTGAAACCATTTCAAACAATGTATTACAGAactaagtaaaataaaataaaaacgtaGAGCTAAATCTCTTTAATTTCACTCCGTCATTGTGGTCAAATCTTTCATCATGGCCAGTCTGATGAGGCGGTTTGGTGGTTATGTTTATTGAGACTGGGATGTCTACATGACTGTGAGTCAAGTGTTTGTATTGTAACTCCTGTTCTCAACTTCTCAAAACTTGCCCctgggaaaaaatgaaataaaaaaaaaaaaagtaaaaaaaccgtagtagtaataattattatttttattattattattataattaaaaaaatagatatCTTTATAGTGTAAAATCTAAACAAGCAAACTCTGGAAACAAAGACTAAACTGAGTAAAAAGTGAAAATTACAACTATTATATAAGAATCCACCCCTTGCCATTTTCTTCATTTAAGATCTTTTCATAAGGAGCTCTTGTACAGCTGTCAAGCAGCTGTATAAAGTACTGTCAACATCTGGACTGAAACCTCAAATACTTGAAACAACCACTCAAACAAGATTATTTTAAACGGAAAAGAAGAAGTGAGCTTTTAATTAGGACCGAACGTaacaattattttatcattgatTCCTGGAACAATAAGGATTAGGGCCGCCCTCCAAAAACATTGTACCAACTAATCAGTTGATGACAAgagtcttgtttttgtttggttgtgcACAGTCAAGTCCACcacaggaagtggctacagaaagacatcaaccgTTCATCGATGCAGTTACAGGCGGGATGTTGAGGCTTCTTTTGAGGAGGTAAAAGACACTCAAGAATGTCCAAACTCTGCAGGCATCATTTGTCAACATTAAACACGGTTTATCTAACATTAGACAGTCAGCATCTTGCTTCTCTAACATCAGACACAAAGTTTCCTCATGAACCACAGAGCGAGcactttgtttctttaaagGCTTGCTACTATGTTACTTTTATGTGCTATGCAATGTTGCCCTGCATTAACAATGTTACTTAAAAGATTTTCAGCCCTGAAACGATTTTGACATAATCTAAAACAACATAGATTGAAACGAATAAATTAATGTCAAACTGCAAGACTTTTACTACATATagtctgttaaaaaaaaaaaaaaaataaaataaaattaaggtttaaacttaaaacattttaaaatatataccGGGTATAAATATCCACGCAGTTGGATCtttgtgtttgatttggcacagactTTGCCAAAATCAACTAGCTTTGCGATCCCCCTACGATtggttttaaatgcatttataaatacatgtttttaaGCACGTGTGGCTCAATCGTGTTTATATGTAGGCACCATCAAAGGCCAATTTTAAGCCAGGAAAAATCCTGTAGAGGTACAAAGACTAAGCAACTCATTATTTGAACTAACAGCTGGCAGAAAAACGTTTGGGCAGGGCTAGTTTACGCTATAAAATctcaa is a genomic window containing:
- the ssrp1a gene encoding FACT complex subunit SSRP1a; the encoded protein is MGDTLEFNEIYQEVKGSWNDGRLRFSKQNVVYKSSKTGKVDSIPASELNLAQWRRVCLGHGIKLGTSTGHVYKYDGFRDTDFEKISEFFKANYKVELTEKDMCVKGWNWGTAKFSGPLLSFEVNDNTAFEVPLSNVSQCATGKNEVTLEFHQNDDTEVSLMEVRFYVPPSQSDERQDPVEAFAQNVLSKADVIQATGDAVCIFKELQCLTPRGRYDIRIYPTFLHLHGKTFDYKIPYTTVLRLFLLPHKDQRQMFFVISLDPPIKQGQTRYHFLILLFSKEEDISLTLNMSEEDVERRFEGKLSKFMSGSLYEMVSRVMKALVNRKITVPGNFQGHSGAQCITCSYKASSGLLYPLERGFIYVHKPPVHLRFEEISCVNFARGTTTTRSFDFEIETKQGNQYTFSSIEREEYGKLFDFVNAKKLNIKNRGFKEGMKGNIDEYSDSDDDQHDAYLERMKAEGKIREEGNDSDESDGESDESFNPGEEDEEIAEEYDSNASASDSSEGGEESEDESAKKKKAKKAKVVKEKKERKPRKEKKQKDAGGPKRPMSAYMLWLNSSRERIKSDNPGISITEISKKAGEMWRQLSKDEKQEWEAKAGEAKKQYNKAKKEYKESGGATSSPRKESKKSGGKKDDKKRKSAGGDKDRERGGNDSFKSREFIETSEESSSDSDHKSKSKRKKESDDEEEEEAVSTPASSEEESD